Proteins encoded within one genomic window of Rossellomorea vietnamensis:
- the rseP gene encoding RIP metalloprotease RseP: MQTVIAFIVIFGALVFFHELGHLIFAKRAGILCREFAIGFGPKIFSYKKDETTYTIRLLPLGGFVRMAGEDPEMVELKAGHRVGLVLDQHEKIVKIVMNNKDRYPNIRVIEVEEADLEHRLHIRGYEEDEEELKTFPISRDAVFIEDGVETQLAPWDRQFASKTLPQRALAIFAGPLFNFILAFFIFILVGLLQGVPTNDPVLGELTEDGAAKEAGLQKNDIVMSIDGKEISTWDDIVTIIQKHPGDELRFNVDRDGSNTEIPVTPKPQEIEGKEIGIIGVHSPVEKSPLKVVSNSAQQTYEWTKMIFVLLGKLVSGEFSIDALSGPVGIYQSTDVVAKSGIYYLMRWAAILSINLGIMNLLPIPALDGGRLLFFAVEAVRGKPVDRQMEGMVHFVGFALLMVLMLVVTWNDIQRFFL, encoded by the coding sequence TTGCAAACGGTGATTGCCTTTATTGTTATTTTTGGGGCTTTAGTATTTTTTCATGAACTTGGGCATTTAATCTTCGCTAAACGTGCAGGGATCCTATGCCGTGAATTTGCCATAGGGTTTGGTCCTAAAATATTTTCTTATAAAAAGGATGAAACAACCTACACCATTCGTTTACTGCCTCTCGGGGGCTTTGTACGGATGGCGGGAGAAGATCCTGAGATGGTAGAGCTCAAGGCTGGTCATCGTGTTGGGCTTGTACTCGATCAGCATGAAAAGATCGTTAAAATTGTCATGAATAATAAAGATCGCTATCCTAATATTCGTGTCATCGAAGTGGAAGAAGCAGACCTCGAGCATAGACTTCATATCCGCGGATATGAGGAAGACGAGGAAGAATTGAAAACCTTCCCGATTTCACGGGATGCGGTATTCATTGAAGATGGTGTTGAAACGCAACTAGCCCCATGGGATCGACAGTTCGCTTCCAAGACCCTTCCCCAAAGGGCCTTGGCCATCTTTGCCGGACCATTATTTAATTTCATTTTGGCTTTCTTTATCTTTATCCTGGTCGGTCTATTACAGGGTGTACCAACAAACGACCCGGTACTTGGGGAATTGACTGAAGACGGGGCAGCGAAAGAGGCCGGACTTCAAAAGAATGACATCGTCATGAGTATCGACGGGAAAGAAATTTCCACTTGGGATGATATCGTGACGATTATACAGAAACATCCGGGAGATGAACTGAGATTCAATGTTGACCGGGATGGCTCAAACACTGAAATCCCTGTCACTCCAAAACCTCAGGAAATCGAGGGGAAAGAGATCGGCATCATAGGCGTCCACAGCCCCGTGGAGAAGTCACCACTCAAGGTCGTCTCCAACAGTGCCCAGCAAACCTATGAATGGACCAAAATGATTTTTGTCCTGTTAGGAAAGCTTGTGTCTGGGGAATTTTCCATCGATGCCTTATCAGGACCTGTCGGAATCTATCAATCGACAGATGTCGTAGCGAAATCAGGAATATACTATCTGATGAGATGGGCAGCGATCCTCAGCATCAATCTGGGAATCATGAATTTACTACCGATTCCGGCCCTTGATGGAGGCAGACTGCTATTCTTCGCCGTAGAAGCGGTCAGAGGAAAACCTGTAGATCGTCAAATGGAAGGGATGGTCCACTTCGTCGGATTCGCCCTTCTCATGGTACTCATGCTCGTCGTCACATGGAATGACATACAAAGATTTTTCCTTTAG
- the dxr gene encoding 1-deoxy-D-xylulose-5-phosphate reductoisomerase: MKKISLMGATGSIGTQTLDVIREHPEEFRLTAMSVGKNIEEARKMITEFNPRLVSVQRKEDAETLSREFPSSVKVLHGDEGLVEVACHQDADILVNAVLGSVGLYPTLQAIEAGKTIAIANKETLVTAGHLVMEAARAKGTSLLPVDSEHSAIFQALQGEREKNIEKLIITASGGSFRDRTREELVGVTVHEALNHPNWSMGAKITIDSASMMNKGLEVIEAHWLFDIPYDRIDVVQHRESIIHSMIQFHDSSVMAQLGTPDMRVPIQYALTYPDRLQRPGKRLDLVEIGKLHFEKMDLDRFRCLAFAYEAGRIGGSMTTVLNAANEASVALFLDNKISFLDIETYIEKAMNAHQVIHRPDLETIHEIDLETRRLVSGWV, encoded by the coding sequence TTGAAGAAAATCAGCTTAATGGGTGCTACAGGGTCGATCGGGACACAAACCCTGGATGTCATTCGGGAACATCCTGAAGAATTTAGACTGACAGCTATGTCTGTCGGCAAAAATATAGAAGAAGCCAGGAAGATGATCACTGAATTTAATCCCAGGCTCGTTTCTGTCCAGCGTAAAGAAGATGCTGAAACATTATCAAGGGAGTTTCCTTCTTCTGTAAAAGTCCTTCATGGTGATGAAGGATTAGTGGAGGTAGCTTGTCACCAGGATGCCGATATCCTTGTGAATGCGGTACTTGGGAGTGTAGGATTATATCCTACCCTTCAAGCCATTGAGGCCGGTAAAACGATTGCGATTGCCAACAAAGAAACCCTGGTGACAGCCGGTCATCTGGTTATGGAAGCGGCAAGGGCCAAAGGGACGTCCCTGCTGCCTGTCGATAGTGAACATTCCGCAATCTTCCAGGCCCTTCAGGGTGAGCGTGAAAAGAATATAGAAAAGTTAATCATTACGGCGTCTGGTGGAAGTTTCAGAGATCGTACGAGGGAAGAATTGGTCGGTGTCACGGTACATGAAGCGTTGAATCATCCAAATTGGTCAATGGGGGCTAAGATTACCATCGACTCGGCATCCATGATGAATAAAGGGTTAGAGGTCATCGAAGCTCATTGGTTGTTCGATATCCCATATGACCGGATAGACGTTGTGCAACACAGGGAAAGCATCATTCACTCGATGATTCAATTTCATGACTCATCTGTCATGGCCCAACTGGGTACACCGGATATGCGTGTTCCCATTCAATACGCCCTTACCTATCCGGACAGGCTTCAAAGACCCGGTAAAAGGCTGGACCTTGTAGAAATAGGAAAACTCCATTTTGAAAAAATGGATTTAGATCGTTTCCGGTGCCTGGCTTTTGCATACGAAGCGGGAAGGATCGGCGGAAGTATGACGACGGTTCTGAATGCCGCAAATGAAGCAAGCGTAGCGCTGTTCCTGGATAATAAAATATCCTTCCTCGACATAGAAACATATATCGAAAAGGCTATGAATGCCCACCAGGTTATACATAGACCTGACCTTGAAACCATACATGAAATAGATCTCGAGACCCGTCGACTCGTTTCAGGTTGGGTGTAG